A portion of the Oxynema aestuarii AP17 genome contains these proteins:
- a CDS encoding SUMF1/EgtB/PvdO family nonheme iron enzyme, with the protein MAENLRDGFIRCRQGTLELFEAIDDSTFRHQVHPDFSPVGWHLGHIAYTEALWLLQHCAGMAPLRPQYHKLLAADGLPKSERVNLPEFPEIVAYLDEVRDRTFSYLEMAPISEQERLWRFILQHESQHTETIGFLLNLQRGPWQPTADSPASPVADRSESDDIEIPGGDFWQGNDRPDALDNERSSHLYSLPTYAIDRYPVTCAQYRQFIDARGYQTPAYWSPEGWNWVRTHQIDRPLYWTGDRTFDTHPVCGVSYYEAEAYARFAGKRLPTESEWEKAASWNPDGEIQQLYPWGDRFPTATHCNHDNAHPHTTPVDAYPQGASPYGCYDMLGNVWEWTASTFDRYPGFSAFPYRGYSQTYFDGEHRVLRGGSFVTRPWAMRCSFRNWYHPWIRQIFAGFRCARSL; encoded by the coding sequence ATCGCCGAAAACCTGCGCGATGGCTTCATTCGCTGTCGCCAAGGCACCCTCGAACTCTTTGAGGCGATCGACGATTCCACCTTCCGCCATCAAGTTCACCCGGATTTTAGCCCCGTCGGTTGGCATCTCGGCCATATTGCTTATACCGAAGCCCTCTGGCTGCTCCAACATTGTGCCGGGATGGCGCCCTTGCGCCCGCAATATCACAAACTGCTCGCCGCCGACGGCTTACCGAAAAGCGAACGGGTGAATTTACCCGAATTTCCCGAAATTGTCGCCTATCTCGACGAAGTACGCGATCGCACCTTCTCTTATTTAGAGATGGCCCCGATCTCAGAACAAGAACGACTCTGGCGGTTTATCCTTCAACACGAAAGCCAACATACCGAAACCATCGGCTTTTTGCTCAACCTGCAACGCGGACCGTGGCAACCTACCGCCGATTCCCCCGCTTCCCCCGTCGCCGACCGATCCGAATCCGACGACATTGAAATCCCCGGCGGCGACTTCTGGCAGGGGAACGATCGCCCGGATGCCTTAGATAACGAGCGATCGAGCCATTTATACTCTCTCCCCACCTACGCGATCGACCGCTACCCGGTCACCTGCGCCCAATACCGCCAATTTATCGACGCCCGAGGCTATCAAACCCCCGCTTACTGGTCTCCCGAAGGCTGGAACTGGGTTCGAACCCATCAGATCGATCGCCCCCTATACTGGACGGGCGATCGTACCTTCGACACCCACCCCGTCTGCGGCGTCAGCTACTACGAAGCCGAAGCCTACGCCCGTTTCGCCGGAAAACGCCTCCCCACCGAATCCGAATGGGAAAAAGCCGCCAGTTGGAACCCCGACGGCGAGATCCAACAGCTTTATCCCTGGGGCGACCGCTTCCCCACCGCCACCCACTGCAATCACGATAACGCCCACCCCCACACCACTCCCGTCGATGCCTATCCCCAAGGCGCCAGCCCCTACGGTTGTTACGACATGCTGGGGAACGTCTGGGAATGGACCGCCTCCACCTTCGACCGCTATCCCGGTTTTAGTGCTTTCCCCTATCGCGGCTATTCGCAAACCTACTTCGACGGCGAACATCGGGTATTGCGCGGCGGTAGTTTCGTCACCCGTCCCTGGGCGATGCGCTGCAGTTTCCGCAACTGGTATCATCCCTGGATTCGCCAAATTTTCGCCGGATTTCGCTGCGCCCGTAGCCTGTAA
- a CDS encoding diflavin flavoprotein — protein sequence MLETPIKKRDVQLITIAPETRVLRSRTWDRLKFEIEYSLQRGTTANSFILEADKLALIDPPGESFTENYLDALSQRLDLGAIDYVILGHFNANRGATLKVLLDRAPQITFVCSNPAALSLRQFFEGRSLDIIVVRGEDTLDLGKGHQLQFLPLPTPRWPDELFTYDPLTKILYTDKFFSAHVCGEQILDEGWSIYSEDRRFYYDCLHAAQSKPVLGVLDKIAELPEIKLYATGHGPLVRYGMTELTGLYRKWSEEQSKKEFNVALLYASAYGNTATIANAISRGLTRAGIAVETINCEHAQPAEIQAAVEKCDGFIIGSPTLGGHPPTQIQTALGVVLNSASKNKLAGVFGSFGWSGEAIDLLETKLKDAGYKFGFEPIRVKFKPTDVTVQECEEAGVDFAQFLRKAQKRRTPKSSVAATQSDRTAQAVGRIVGSLCVMSVKRGNVISGMLASWVSQATFNPPGLTVSVAKDRALESLAHKGDRFVLNILSEDKKQVQKQFMKRFAPGEDRFAGLEIEEANNGCPVLVDALAYLECVVENRMECGDHWVIYARVDNGKVLDPNGVTAVHHRKTGSYY from the coding sequence ATGTTAGAGACACCGATAAAAAAACGAGACGTTCAACTGATTACGATCGCCCCAGAAACGCGAGTGTTGCGATCGCGGACCTGGGATCGGCTCAAATTCGAGATCGAATATTCCCTCCAACGGGGAACGACCGCCAATTCCTTCATTCTCGAAGCCGATAAACTTGCCCTGATCGACCCCCCGGGAGAATCGTTTACCGAGAACTATCTCGACGCCCTCAGTCAGCGACTCGACCTCGGGGCGATCGATTATGTCATTCTCGGACATTTCAACGCCAATCGCGGCGCTACCCTGAAAGTCTTACTCGATCGCGCGCCGCAAATTACCTTTGTCTGTTCCAATCCGGCGGCGTTGAGTTTGCGTCAATTCTTCGAGGGGCGATCGCTCGATATTATCGTCGTTCGCGGCGAAGATACCCTCGATCTCGGCAAAGGTCACCAATTGCAGTTTCTGCCCCTTCCCACCCCACGCTGGCCCGACGAACTGTTTACCTACGATCCACTCACTAAAATTCTCTATACCGATAAGTTTTTTAGCGCCCACGTTTGCGGCGAACAAATTCTCGATGAGGGCTGGTCTATCTACAGCGAAGACCGTCGCTTTTATTACGACTGTCTCCACGCCGCCCAAAGTAAACCCGTTCTCGGCGTCCTCGATAAAATTGCCGAATTACCCGAGATTAAACTCTACGCCACCGGACACGGTCCCCTCGTCCGCTACGGGATGACCGAACTGACGGGGTTATATCGTAAGTGGTCCGAGGAACAGAGTAAGAAAGAGTTTAATGTTGCCTTATTGTACGCTTCCGCTTACGGCAATACGGCCACGATCGCCAATGCGATCTCCCGAGGACTGACCCGGGCGGGAATTGCCGTCGAAACCATCAATTGCGAACACGCCCAACCCGCCGAGATTCAAGCCGCCGTCGAGAAATGCGACGGTTTTATCATCGGTTCGCCGACCTTGGGCGGACATCCCCCCACCCAAATCCAAACGGCGTTGGGGGTGGTGCTCAATAGTGCTTCTAAAAATAAATTAGCTGGAGTTTTTGGGTCGTTCGGTTGGAGTGGCGAGGCGATCGATTTACTCGAAACGAAGTTAAAAGATGCCGGATATAAATTCGGTTTTGAACCGATCCGGGTCAAGTTTAAACCCACCGACGTCACGGTACAAGAATGCGAAGAAGCAGGCGTCGATTTCGCTCAATTTCTGCGTAAAGCCCAGAAACGCCGGACGCCGAAATCCTCTGTCGCTGCAACCCAGAGCGATCGCACCGCCCAAGCCGTCGGTCGCATCGTCGGTTCCCTATGTGTGATGTCCGTCAAGCGGGGCAATGTTATCAGTGGGATGTTGGCGTCTTGGGTGTCCCAAGCCACCTTTAACCCCCCGGGTTTAACCGTTTCTGTCGCCAAAGATCGGGCGTTGGAATCGTTAGCCCACAAGGGAGATCGGTTCGTCCTCAACATTCTCTCCGAGGACAAGAAACAAGTGCAGAAACAGTTTATGAAACGTTTCGCCCCCGGCGAGGATCGATTTGCTGGGTTAGAAATTGAAGAAGCGAATAACGGCTGTCCGGTGTTGGTGGATGCTTTAGCATATTTGGAATGCGTCGTCGAGAACCGCATGGAATGTGGCGATCACTGGGTGATTTACGCCCGAGTTGACAATGGTAAAGTCCTCGATCCGAATGGGGTGACGGCGGTGCATCATCGGAAAACGGGAAGTTATTATTAG
- a CDS encoding diflavin flavoprotein → MVALTDRAQPRLTLETREIARDTTTIRSLDWDRDRFDIEFGLQNGTTYNSFIIRGEKTALVDTSHAKFRDRYLEVLRQHIDPSEIDYLIISHTEPDHSGLVKDILAIAPQITVVGAKVAIQFLENLVHTPFERQIVKSGDELDLGNEHVLEFVSAPNLHWPDTIFTYDRGTQTLFTCDAFGMHYCSDATYDEDLSAIEADYRFYYECLMAPNARSVLSALKRMDKLGEIGTIATGHGPLLRYNIGELTGRYKEWSQAQAKAETTVAVFYFSDYGYSDRLSQAIAHGITKTGVNVEMMDLKSADSHEVRELVGLATGIAIASPPISGPGADIAETAIGTILASAHDKQAIGLLESGGGNDQSIYPLSVKFKELGLKQAFPPIRIEQTPNEATYKQCDEAGTDMGQLLSIKKTIKQMKSLDSDVDKALGRISGGLYIITAKKGDVASAMLASWVTQASFEPLGITIAVAKDRAIEALMQVGDTFVLNILEENKYQNLMKHFLKRFPPGADRFEGVKTQQAQNNSPILSEALAYLECEVVSRMECSDHWIVYSKVDAGRVSNSEAMTAVHHRKVGNHY, encoded by the coding sequence ATGGTAGCCCTCACCGATCGCGCTCAACCGCGCTTAACCTTAGAAACTCGGGAGATTGCCCGAGATACGACCACGATCCGATCGCTCGACTGGGACCGCGATCGCTTCGACATCGAATTTGGCTTGCAAAACGGAACCACCTACAACTCGTTCATCATCCGAGGGGAAAAAACGGCCCTGGTCGATACCTCCCACGCCAAATTCCGCGATCGCTACCTCGAAGTGTTACGCCAGCACATCGATCCGAGTGAAATCGACTACCTGATTATCAGCCACACCGAACCAGATCACAGTGGCTTAGTCAAAGATATTTTGGCGATCGCGCCGCAGATTACCGTCGTCGGCGCCAAAGTCGCGATCCAATTCTTAGAAAACCTCGTCCACACCCCTTTTGAACGGCAAATCGTCAAAAGTGGCGACGAACTCGACCTCGGGAACGAACATGTCCTCGAATTTGTCAGCGCGCCCAACTTGCACTGGCCCGATACGATTTTTACCTACGATCGCGGTACCCAAACCCTGTTTACCTGCGATGCGTTCGGAATGCACTACTGTTCCGACGCCACTTACGACGAAGACCTCAGCGCGATCGAAGCCGATTACCGCTTTTACTACGAATGCTTGATGGCGCCCAACGCGCGATCGGTCCTCTCCGCCCTCAAACGGATGGACAAACTCGGTGAGATCGGCACGATCGCCACCGGACACGGGCCGTTGCTGCGCTACAACATCGGCGAACTGACCGGACGCTATAAAGAGTGGAGTCAGGCGCAAGCGAAAGCAGAAACCACCGTCGCGGTCTTCTACTTCTCCGATTACGGGTACAGCGATCGCCTCAGCCAAGCGATCGCCCACGGGATTACCAAAACCGGGGTCAACGTCGAAATGATGGATCTCAAATCCGCCGACAGCCACGAAGTACGCGAACTCGTCGGTCTGGCGACGGGAATCGCGATCGCCTCGCCGCCGATTTCCGGACCCGGGGCGGATATTGCCGAAACGGCGATCGGAACCATTTTAGCCAGCGCCCACGACAAACAGGCGATCGGACTGCTCGAATCCGGCGGGGGGAACGACCAATCGATCTACCCCCTCAGCGTCAAATTCAAAGAATTGGGCTTAAAACAAGCTTTTCCGCCGATTCGGATCGAACAAACCCCGAACGAAGCGACGTACAAACAGTGCGACGAAGCGGGAACCGACATGGGGCAGTTGCTGAGTATCAAGAAGACCATCAAACAGATGAAGTCTCTCGATAGCGATGTCGATAAAGCCCTCGGACGAATTAGCGGCGGACTTTATATTATTACGGCGAAAAAAGGGGACGTTGCCAGTGCCATGTTGGCATCGTGGGTGACTCAGGCGAGTTTTGAACCCCTCGGAATCACGATCGCCGTCGCCAAAGACCGGGCGATCGAAGCCTTAATGCAAGTCGGCGATACCTTCGTTCTCAATATTCTCGAAGAGAACAAGTACCAAAACTTGATGAAGCATTTTCTCAAACGCTTCCCCCCCGGCGCCGATCGCTTTGAAGGGGTCAAAACTCAGCAGGCGCAAAACAACAGCCCCATTTTAAGCGAAGCCCTCGCCTATCTCGAATGCGAAGTGGTCAGCCGGATGGAATGTAGCGACCACTGGATCGTCTACAGCAAAGTCGATGCGGGACGGGTCTCGAATAGCGAAGCGATGACCGCCGTTCACCATCGCAAAGTGGGCAATCACTATTAA
- a CDS encoding DUF6737 family protein has translation MSETKPFNPWSYKPWWCQPWSIALTGISLILGSWLLFKLIWVSAIVAVPVSLWMGFFLLVWPKLMQEYHRELETSNTDFQK, from the coding sequence ATGTCAGAAACTAAACCGTTTAATCCTTGGAGCTATAAACCGTGGTGGTGTCAACCGTGGTCGATCGCCTTAACTGGAATTAGTTTAATTTTGGGGAGTTGGTTGCTTTTTAAATTGATTTGGGTGAGTGCGATCGTGGCGGTTCCGGTGTCGCTCTGGATGGGATTTTTTCTGTTGGTTTGGCCGAAATTAATGCAAGAGTATCATCGGGAATTAGAAACGAGTAATACCGATTTTCAAAAATAA
- a CDS encoding GGDEF domain-containing response regulator yields the protein MTDEALKILLVEDSMADAELLEEFLLCSSEICFELVHVRILQDALDRLSREQFDIVLLDLSLPDRQGLETVKDTHAAAPQLPLVVLTGLKDEDMALQAVRAGAQDYLIKGEITPVLLVRSIRFCLERTQLLDRLRHSEERYALAVRGANDGIWDWNLEAQTVYFSPRWKSMLGYGEDELDDEIAQWFDRVHPDDLPGLKAAISDHLSGETEDLQCEYRIRDRHGHYLWMLVRGLVLQTENGTPYRMAGSQTDITERKRSEQEKIELIASLQESETRFRSMADTAPVFLWLSDPEGVYTFFNQPWLNFTGLSLAEALKDGWEAIVHPEDRERFWQLYHEAYAQSDRFRRKYRVRRSDGEYRWVLDTGVPRFHENGEFVGYIGSCIDITEIEQLQQDLDREKELAQVTLRSIGDAVLVTDALGKVQLLNPVAEMLTGWSNEEAQTQCVDRVFQIIDEATRQPLANPADLALRQGEIVTLSQQAILVDLQGREYPIGDSAAPIRDRDGAIVGAVLVFHDATEQRTRARQLSWQASHDPLTGLVNRTEFNSRLERAIERAKREGHQHALCYLDLDRFKIVNDTCGHLAGDELLRQVTGLLETRVRKTDTLARLGGDEFGLLLYDCCVKRALEIADDLRKTIEHFRFAWHDKIFSIGASIGVVTIDDRSDRASSVLKAADAACYTAKNEGRNRVHLYQFGETSDRDEGTETQWFSRIVNAIDGDRFRLYVQEIVPLMSTENVRQPYYEILLRMVDERDRSIPPMAFIPAAERYNLMPEVDRWVIRTLFACLADPQSPIARGSAGEMPLYSINVSSASVDDDDFIGFLQEMFRRYPIAPDSICFELTETTTLTHMAQTIALTRFLKQIGCHFAIDNFGSSISSLSYLKYLPIDYLKIDGNFIKNISDPLSFSIVEAIVRLGQVMGIQTIAQLVETPHILEKLEVIGVNYVQGYQIATPRPAIANVEGVGRRE from the coding sequence ATGACCGACGAGGCACTTAAAATTCTGTTAGTGGAAGATAGCATGGCGGATGCGGAGCTGCTGGAGGAGTTTTTACTCTGTTCGAGTGAAATTTGCTTTGAACTCGTCCACGTGCGAATTCTTCAGGACGCCCTCGATCGATTGAGTCGCGAACAGTTTGATATCGTTTTGTTAGATTTATCGTTACCCGATCGCCAAGGATTGGAAACGGTCAAAGATACCCACGCCGCCGCGCCCCAATTGCCCCTGGTGGTCTTGACGGGACTCAAAGACGAAGATATGGCCTTGCAAGCGGTTCGGGCGGGGGCGCAGGACTATTTAATTAAAGGAGAGATCACCCCCGTCTTGCTGGTGCGATCGATCCGCTTTTGCTTGGAACGCACCCAACTGCTCGATCGCCTCCGCCACAGTGAAGAACGGTATGCGTTAGCGGTTCGCGGCGCCAACGATGGCATTTGGGATTGGAATTTAGAGGCGCAAACGGTCTATTTTTCGCCGCGTTGGAAATCGATGTTAGGTTACGGCGAGGACGAATTGGACGATGAGATCGCCCAGTGGTTCGATCGCGTCCACCCCGACGATTTGCCCGGCTTAAAAGCAGCGATTTCAGATCATTTAAGTGGGGAAACGGAAGATTTACAATGCGAATACCGGATTCGCGATCGCCACGGTCACTATCTGTGGATGCTGGTACGCGGTTTGGTCTTGCAAACCGAAAACGGCACCCCTTATCGGATGGCCGGATCCCAAACCGACATCACCGAACGGAAGCGATCGGAACAAGAAAAAATCGAACTGATCGCCTCCTTACAAGAAAGCGAAACGCGCTTTCGTTCGATGGCGGATACGGCCCCTGTTTTTCTGTGGTTGAGCGACCCGGAAGGGGTCTATACCTTTTTTAACCAACCGTGGCTCAACTTTACCGGACTGAGTCTCGCCGAAGCCTTAAAGGATGGTTGGGAGGCGATCGTCCATCCGGAAGACCGAGAACGGTTTTGGCAACTGTACCACGAGGCTTACGCCCAGAGCGATCGCTTCCGGCGCAAATACCGGGTACGGCGATCGGACGGCGAGTATCGCTGGGTTCTCGATACCGGAGTGCCGCGATTTCACGAAAATGGCGAGTTTGTCGGCTATATCGGCTCGTGTATCGACATTACCGAGATCGAACAACTCCAACAAGACCTCGATCGCGAAAAAGAACTCGCTCAAGTGACTCTGCGATCGATCGGCGATGCGGTCTTGGTCACCGACGCTTTGGGGAAAGTGCAGTTGCTCAATCCCGTGGCGGAAATGCTCACCGGATGGTCGAACGAGGAGGCCCAAACACAATGTGTCGATCGCGTCTTTCAAATTATCGACGAAGCCACCCGCCAACCTCTAGCCAATCCCGCCGATCTCGCCTTGCGTCAGGGCGAAATTGTCACCCTTTCCCAACAAGCGATCCTCGTCGATCTGCAGGGTCGGGAATATCCAATTGGCGATTCTGCCGCCCCCATCCGCGATCGCGATGGCGCCATTGTCGGGGCGGTGCTGGTGTTTCACGACGCCACGGAACAACGCACCCGGGCCCGTCAACTTTCTTGGCAAGCCAGTCACGATCCTCTGACCGGATTGGTCAACCGTACCGAGTTTAACTCTCGTTTGGAACGGGCGATCGAACGGGCGAAACGAGAAGGTCACCAGCACGCACTGTGCTACTTGGATCTCGATCGCTTCAAAATCGTCAACGATACTTGCGGTCACCTCGCCGGGGACGAACTGCTGCGTCAGGTCACCGGATTATTAGAGACCCGGGTTCGCAAAACCGATACCCTGGCCCGCTTGGGGGGCGACGAGTTCGGTTTGTTACTTTACGATTGTTGCGTCAAACGCGCCCTGGAAATAGCCGACGACTTACGCAAGACGATCGAACATTTTCGGTTTGCATGGCACGACAAAATTTTTAGTATTGGTGCGAGTATTGGGGTGGTGACGATCGACGATCGCAGCGATCGCGCTTCGTCGGTGTTAAAAGCGGCAGATGCTGCCTGTTATACGGCTAAAAACGAAGGACGCAATCGGGTCCATCTTTATCAGTTTGGAGAAACGTCCGATCGCGATGAAGGCACCGAAACCCAGTGGTTTTCGAGGATTGTCAACGCCATCGACGGCGATCGCTTTCGTCTTTACGTGCAGGAAATTGTCCCGTTAATGTCTACGGAAAATGTGCGGCAGCCCTATTACGAAATCCTCTTGCGGATGGTGGACGAACGCGATCGCTCGATTCCCCCGATGGCTTTTATTCCGGCGGCGGAACGTTACAATTTAATGCCCGAGGTCGATCGCTGGGTCATTCGCACTTTGTTTGCTTGTTTGGCCGACCCACAAAGCCCGATCGCCCGGGGTTCGGCGGGAGAAATGCCGCTTTATTCGATTAATGTATCTTCTGCGAGTGTCGATGACGACGATTTTATCGGCTTTCTGCAAGAGATGTTCCGCCGCTACCCGATCGCCCCTGATTCGATCTGTTTCGAGTTGACGGAAACGACGACCTTAACGCACATGGCCCAAACGATCGCCCTGACTCGGTTTCTCAAACAGATCGGCTGTCACTTCGCGATCGATAATTTTGGCAGTAGTATTTCTTCGCTGAGTTATCTTAAGTATTTACCGATCGACTATCTTAAAATTGACGGCAATTTTATTAAAAATATTTCCGATCCCCTCAGTTTTTCCATTGTCGAGGCGATCGTCCGCTTGGGACAAGTGATGGGGATTCAAACGATCGCCCAGCTCGTCGAAACTCCCCATATTCTCGAAAAACTCGAAGTGATTGGGGTCAACTACGTGCAAGGTTATCAGATTGCTACACCGCGTCCGGCGATCGCTAATGTGGAGGGAGTGGGGCGTCGGGAGTAG
- a CDS encoding DUF4336 domain-containing protein has protein sequence MATPPLNWPPTDNRLSFRRDRAWPFWPIFPLYPYGQRRTLRQEVVKNTIWTFDQFQGILYVVVPIRMTVVRLESGGLLVYAPVAPTRECLRLLNELVAQHGEVKYIILPTGSGLEHKVFIGPFARRFPQARVFVAPGQWSYPLNLPLTWLGFPGDRTEDLPAESSQTPFADEFDYAILGPISLGLGKFTEVALFHRRTRTLLLTDAIVSVPQDPPAVLQEDPYPLLFHARDTTLDEIEDTDANRRKGWQRICLFALYFQPSALDVIPWGRAFREASQARDRSRKAYFGLFPFRWKPHWQQSFNALNHQYLFVAPILQTLILNRDPQATLAWVDRVASWQFQQIIPCHFTAPISATPNQFKQAFSFLKKNPYIVDPTLARVKLPLEDFEFLEELDATLNQRGVTPPAKEKV, from the coding sequence ATGGCGACCCCTCCCCTAAACTGGCCCCCTACTGACAACCGTTTGTCCTTTCGGCGCGATCGCGCCTGGCCCTTCTGGCCGATTTTTCCCCTCTATCCCTACGGACAGCGCCGAACCCTGCGTCAAGAAGTCGTCAAAAACACGATCTGGACCTTCGATCAATTCCAAGGAATCTTATATGTCGTCGTCCCCATCCGCATGACCGTCGTTCGCCTCGAAAGCGGCGGTTTACTCGTCTACGCCCCCGTCGCCCCCACCCGGGAATGTTTGCGACTCCTCAACGAACTCGTCGCCCAACACGGCGAGGTCAAGTATATTATCCTCCCCACGGGATCCGGGTTGGAGCATAAAGTCTTTATCGGTCCGTTCGCGCGCCGTTTCCCCCAAGCGCGAGTGTTCGTCGCCCCCGGTCAGTGGAGTTATCCCCTCAATTTGCCGCTCACTTGGTTAGGCTTTCCCGGCGATCGCACCGAAGATCTACCCGCCGAAAGTTCGCAAACTCCCTTCGCCGACGAGTTCGACTACGCCATCCTCGGCCCAATTTCCCTCGGCTTGGGCAAATTTACCGAAGTCGCCTTGTTTCATCGCCGCACTCGCACTTTATTACTGACCGACGCGATCGTTTCCGTCCCCCAAGACCCGCCCGCCGTCCTTCAAGAAGACCCCTATCCCTTACTCTTCCACGCCCGCGACACCACCCTTGACGAGATAGAAGACACCGACGCCAATCGTCGCAAAGGCTGGCAGCGCATTTGTCTATTTGCGTTATACTTCCAACCGAGTGCCTTAGATGTGATTCCCTGGGGTCGGGCATTCCGCGAGGCATCCCAGGCGCGCGATCGCTCCAGAAAAGCTTATTTCGGTTTATTCCCATTCCGATGGAAACCCCATTGGCAGCAATCTTTTAATGCCTTAAACCATCAATATTTATTCGTCGCCCCGATCCTACAAACCCTCATTTTAAATCGCGATCCTCAAGCCACCCTCGCCTGGGTCGATCGCGTCGCCTCCTGGCAATTTCAACAAATTATTCCCTGTCATTTTACTGCCCCCATTTCGGCAACCCCCAACCAATTCAAACAAGCGTTTTCTTTCTTAAAAAAGAATCCTTACATCGTCGATCCGACCCTAGCCCGCGTCAAACTTCCTCTAGAAGATTTTGAATTTTTGGAAGAATTAGACGCCACCTTAAATCAGCGCGGTGTCACCCCTCCCGCCAAAGAAAAAGTCTAG
- the egtD gene encoding L-histidine N(alpha)-methyltransferase, producing the protein MTFPQSSDSTSLAADAEAIARSSLLENRLRLERLIDPSGTSATEIANAADVVAGLTQTPKTLPPKYFYDDRGSQLFEQICDLPEYYPTRTEAAILRQYAPEIAKLTGNCEIVELGSGSSTKTRILLDAYHDSDSPLHYVPVDVSGGILESSARELLVDYPSLQVHGLVSTYELALEQLPTYLPSRTICFLGSSLGNLNPEECDIFFSQIVEAMQPEDYFLLGMDLHKSKAILEPAYNDAQGVTAAFNLNMLRHLNWRFDGNFNPEFFEHRAFYNEEERRIEMHLHCLRSHAVRLRGLDLTVNFEAGESILTEISRKFDIEQMQSYLQQKQLAPVQSWTDENGWFGLLLCQHQST; encoded by the coding sequence ATGACTTTTCCCCAATCCTCTGACTCCACTTCTCTCGCCGCCGATGCAGAGGCGATCGCGCGATCGTCCCTCCTCGAAAATCGCCTGCGCCTCGAACGCTTGATCGACCCTTCCGGAACCTCGGCGACGGAAATCGCCAACGCCGCCGATGTCGTCGCCGGGTTGACCCAAACTCCCAAAACCCTACCCCCTAAATACTTTTACGACGATCGCGGTTCCCAACTGTTCGAGCAAATTTGCGACCTGCCCGAATACTACCCCACCCGTACCGAAGCCGCGATTTTACGCCAATATGCCCCGGAAATCGCGAAATTAACCGGAAATTGCGAAATTGTCGAACTCGGTAGCGGCAGTTCGACCAAAACCCGCATCCTCTTAGACGCCTATCACGATTCTGACTCCCCCCTTCACTACGTCCCCGTCGATGTCAGTGGCGGCATTTTAGAAAGTAGCGCCCGCGAACTCCTCGTCGATTATCCGTCCCTCCAAGTTCACGGTTTAGTCAGTACCTACGAACTCGCTTTAGAACAACTACCCACCTATCTCCCCTCTCGCACGATTTGTTTTTTAGGCAGCAGTTTGGGCAATTTAAACCCCGAAGAATGCGATATCTTCTTCTCCCAAATTGTCGAAGCCATGCAACCGGAAGATTATTTTTTATTAGGCATGGATTTGCACAAATCTAAAGCAATTTTAGAACCCGCCTACAACGACGCCCAAGGGGTGACGGCTGCCTTTAATCTCAATATGTTACGCCATTTGAATTGGCGCTTTGACGGCAATTTTAATCCCGAATTTTTCGAGCATCGTGCTTTTTATAATGAAGAAGAACGGCGCATCGAAATGCATTTGCACTGCCTGCGATCCCACGCCGTTCGCCTGCGCGGTCTCGATTTAACGGTTAATTTTGAAGCTGGAGAAAGCATTTTAACCGAAATTTCGCGCAAGTTTGACATCGAACAGATGCAAAGTTATTTACAACAGAAACAACTTGCCCCCGTTCAATCCTGGACTGATGAAAATGGCTGGTTTGGCTTGTTATTGTGCCAACATCAGTCAACCTAA